In Alistipes ihumii AP11, a genomic segment contains:
- the kdpF gene encoding K(+)-transporting ATPase subunit F produces the protein MFIGLLILSIAVFVYLMYVLVKPEKF, from the coding sequence ATGTTCATAGGACTATTGATTCTGAGTATCGCGGTTTTCGTCTATCTGATGTACGTGCTCGTAAAACCGGAAAAATTCTAA